DNA sequence from the Myxococcus guangdongensis genome:
GATGGCCTGGTGCGCGTGGGCTCGGACCCCGCGAGCGACCTCGTGCTGACCGACACCACGGTGAGCCGCCGTCACCTGGAGGTGGAGCGCACGCCGCGCGGCCTCCTGCTGCGCGACACCGGCAGCCGCAACGGCACCTTCCTCGACGGCCGGCAGGTGCTCCAGGCGTACCTGGGGCGCGGCGACAAGGTGGAGCTGGGCAAGACGAAGCTCGCGGTGAAGGTGGCCGCCAAGCCCACGGAGGTGGAGCTGGCCGGGGCGGAGTCCTTCGGCGCGCTGGTGGGCACGTCGGAGAAGATGCGCTGGGTCTTCACGGAGCTGCGCCGCGTGGCCCGCGAGGACATGAGCCTGCTCATCGAGGGTGAGACGGGCACGGGCAAGGAGCTGGCCGCCAGGGCGGTGCACCAGCACTCGTCGCGGCGGCACGGCCCCTTCAAGGTCGTCGACTGCAACCTCATCTCCGAGGAGAAGGCGGAGCGCGAGCTGTTCGGCGGGCTGCGCGCGAGCGACCCGGAGGACAAGGAGGCCCGAGGCGTCTTCGAGGCCGCCCGCGGAGGCACGCTCTTCCTGGACGAGGTGGGCGAGCTGCCGCTGCTGGTGCAGGGCAAGCTCCTGCGCGTGCTGGACGCGCGCGAGGTGCCCTCGCTGGACGGGCAGCCGGTGCCGGTGGACGTGCGGGTCATCGCCTCCACGCACCGCAACCTGGAGGAGGACGTGCGCCAGGGCCGCTTCCGCGCGGACCTCTACTTCCGCCTGGCCGTGGCGCGCGTGCGGCTGCCGCCTTTGCGCACGCGCCGGGAGGACCTGCCGTCGCTCGCGCAGGCGCTGTCGCAGACGCTGCGGGCCAGCGTGTCGCTCACGCCCCAGACGCTGGCGCTCTTCGAGGGCTACGACTGGCCGGGCAACGTGCGCGAGCTGCGCAACGTGCTCGAGCGCGGCGCGCTCATGGAGGAGACGGGCAACACCAGCTGGCTGGACTTCCTGGCGCAGCCCTCGCGCCGCCCGGATGGGCAGCCGCCCGGCACGCACGTGGCCACGCTCGTCACCGGCATGCCGTACCACGAGGCCAAGGACCGGGTGCTGGCCGACTTCGAGCGTTTGTATTTCGCCGAGGTGATGCGCACGGTGGGCTTCGACATGAAGGCCGCCGAGCAGCGCACCGGGCTGTCCATGCAGAGCCTCTACCGCCTGCTCAAGAAGAACGGGCTTCGCCTCAAGGACCTCAAGAACGCCGAGGGCCTGGAGAAGTGAGTGCCCCCTCGCAGTCCTACCCCAGGGAGAACAACCGCATGTTGCGTCGTCTCGTCGTAGCCTCCGTCGTCTTCACCGCCGCTTGCGCCGGTCAGCAGAAGCCCGCAGAGGATGCGGCGGCCAATGGCAATGGCGGCAAGCCCGTGAGCACCGAGGAGCGCGTGCGCATCGGCAACCAGCCCGCCTTCGACGTGGCCAGCTGCTTCCCGCGTGAGCTGGACCTGCCCCCGTCCAACCAGGGCGTGCTCGTGGGCGCCATGCTCACCACCCGCCCGGAGGTGCTCGAGTGTCTGGTGAGCCCCAGCAACCGGGGCCCCGCCGAGAAGACCGTCGTGACGGTGAAGACCACCGTGACGGACACCAGCGCCACGCACGCCGTCACCGGCGACAACCTCACCCCCACCGGCCAGCAGTGCGTGCAGGGCGTGGTGGACAAGCTCGTCAAGCCGAAGCTGCTCGCCAAGGGCGCCGCGGCCGTCGAGTCCACCGCGACGTTCGAGCACGACACGGGCAGCAGCGCCTCGGTGAAGTTCGGGATGAACGACGGCTCGGACTTCTCCGGCGCGGTGCGCCTGGCCCAGCAGGAGTGGTGTGACTGCTACGCCGGCTACAAGGGCGCGACGCCGCCCGTGCTGACGTCGCACATCACGCTCGTCAAGGCGCAGCCCACGGCGGAGGTGACGTTCGACGCCTCCGGCAGCACCGAGGGTGACCAGCTGGCCGCGTGCCTCAAGACGAAGGTGCTCGCGGTGCCCGCCAAGGTGTCCACCGACAAGCTCACCTACCCGCACCGCTTCGTGCACTTCAACTCCAACGCCACCGAGGCGACGTCCTCGCTGCCCCCGCAGCTGCGCTTCTTCCAGCTCGAGGTGGTCCGCAACCAGCGCGCGGCGGACGCGGCCATCGCCTTCGGCGCCCGCGCCGCGGCGGCCGAGGCCTTCGAGGCCGTGGTGGCGAAGTACCAGAAGACCAAGGACTACAAGCTCTTCGACGAGCTGTCCGGCAAGTGCAGCAGCCTGGTCGAGGCCGCGCAGGGCTGGGTGAAGGCGCTGGAGGCCCAGCAGGTCGTGGACCAGGCCGCCGTGTCGCTGGTGCAGGAGCTGAAGACGACGGACGCCGAGGGTTGGACGCCGGTGGAGACCGCCAGCCAGGCGGCCCTCACCAACACCCAGAAGGACCTGAGCACCGCCCAGGCCCGCGTCGAGGCCGACCAGAAGGCCTGCCCGAAGAAGAACTACAAGAAGTAGCCCCAGGCACCGCCTGAAACGCACGAAGGCGCGGGTTCCCGAAAGCCGGGGCCCGCGCCTTCTGTGTTTCTGGCCTGCTGTCCAGCGCCGCCGCCAGCATGGGGGCCGGGAGGTGTCCCCGGCCCCGGGCCCCGAGCGACTACGCGCTGATCTTGTCGTCGTTGGCCGCGTGGGCCTCGCGAATCTTCACGCTGACCAGCTTGGAGATGCCCGGCTCCTCCATGGTGACGCCGTAGAGGGTGTTGGAGACCTCCATGGTCCGCTTGTTGTGCGTAATCAGGATGAACTGCGACTGGCGGCTCATCTCCTTCACCATGTCGTTGTAGCGGCCCACGTTGCCCTCATCCAGCGGCGCGTCGACCTCGTCCAGGAGGCAGAAGGGCGTGGGCTTGATGAGGAAGATGCCGAAGATGAGGCCCACGGCGGTGAGGGCCTTCTCACCACCGGAGAGCAGGTTGACGCTCTGGAGCTTCTTGCCTGGCGGCTGCGCGACGATTTCCACGCCCGGCTCGCCATTGGGTCCGTCGTTGGTGAGCACCAGGCTGGCGCGGCCACCGCCGAACAGGCGGGGGAAGATGGCCTGGAACTTCTCGTTCACCACGTCGAAGGTCTGCTTGAAGCGCTCGCGGCTGGTCGCGTCGATGCGCTGGATGGCCTCCCGCAGCTGCCCCATGGAGGCCTGCAGGTCCGTCTTCTGCGCGGTGAGGAAGTCGAAGCGCTTGGAGAGCTCCGCGTGCTCGTCGATGGCGGTGAGGTTGATCTCCCCCATCTTCTCCACCTGGGCGCGCAGGTCCTTCAGCTCCGCCTCCGTCTCCGGCGTCAGCGACGCCAGCAGGTGGTAGCGGTGCAGCTCCAGCGCCAGGTCCACCTGGTGGCGCTCGCGGATGCCGGCCGACAGGTGCTCCAGCTCCAGGGCAATCTCGCGCTCGCGCAGCGAAATCTGCGACAGCCCCTGCATCAGCTCCTCCACCCGGCCGCGCAGCTCGCGGAACTGGGTGTCCTGCTCACGCACCTCGCTGGAGGCGAGCAGGTGCGCGGCGCGGCGGGACTCCAGCCCCTCCGCGGCGACGCGGTGCTCCTCCACGCGCTGGGACAGCCCCGCCTCGGTCTCCGTGGTGCGCTTGCCCAGCTCCTCCGTGCGCGCGCCGCCCTCGGCCAGCGTCGCCTGCAGGCGCGCCACGCGCGTCTCCATCTCCCGGCGCTGGGTGACGAGGCTGTCGAGCTCCTTGCGCGCGGACTCACCGCGCTCGCTGCCGGCGGCCACCTTGATGCGCAGGCCCGTCAGGTCCGCGTTGGCGGCCTCCGCGCGCTGGCGCAGGGACTCCTGCTCACCGGCGAGCTGCTTGACGCGCTCCTCGCGGGCCTCGCGGTCCGTCTGGCCGTGGGCCACCTCGCCGCGGCTGGCCTCCTCCTCGTGGGCCAGGGCCATGTGGCTCTGCCCCAGCTGCCCGTCCTCCTGCTCCAGGGAGCGCACCCGCTCGCGCACGCGCGCCAGGTCCTCGCCCGCCTTGTGCAGGTCCTTCTCCTGGCTGGCGAGGTTCACCTCCTCGGCGTGCTGGTTCTTGGCCAGCCCCTTGAGGACGCCCTCGGTGTGCCCCATCTGCTTCTGGAGCGTGTAGTGCCGGGTGAGGATTTCGTTGTAGCGCTCCTCCACCCGCGCCACCTCGGTGGCCAGCTCCGCGATTTCGCGCTTCTTCTGGAGCGCGCCCACCGCCGCGCCCTCGCGCTCACCGCCGACGATGGTGCCGTCCTGACGGAACACCTCGCCGTCCTGCGTGACGAGCGTGACGACGGGGCCGCCCGCCTCCGAGTACGCGCGCGCCGTCGCCAGGTCCTGGACGATGACGACGTCGCCGAGCAAGAGCCGCACGACGGGCTGCAGCGCCTCCTCGCACGTCACCTCTTTCAGCGCGTGCGCCAGCACGCCCGGGCGCTCGAAGTCCGGCTCCTGCACCGGCGGCAGGACGTCCAGCGCGGGCACGGGCAGGAAGCTGCCCCGGCCCTCCGCGTGGCCCTTGAGGTACTCCACCAGCTCCACGCCCTTGTCGCGGCTCTCGACGATGACGTGCTGGAGCCGCTCGCCCAGGGCGGCCTCCACCGCGCGCTCGTAGCGCGGCGTCACCGTGAGCACGTCCGCCACGAGGCCGAAGATGCCCTGCTCCCGGGCCACCGTGCCCGCGCGCACCATGACGGCGCGCACGCCGCGGTCGAACCCGTCGTAGTTCTTCTGGATGTCCTCCAGGGACGACAGGCGGCTCCTCTTGTCGCTCAGCTCCTCGCGCAGCGCGATGACCTGGATTTCGTTCTCCGTGAAGGCCGCGCGCGTGCGCGACAGGGCGTCCTCCTCCTGCGCCTTGTGCTCGGCCAGCTCCGCGGCCAGGTGCCGGGTGTCCTCCACCCGCCTCGCCACCTCACCGCGCGCCGACTCCAGCTGCGTCTCCTGCTCGCGCAGCGCCGCCAGCTCCGCCTGCAGCTTGGCGCGGCGGCCCTCCAGGTCCGTGCGCTGACGGGCCAGGCCCACCAGGTTGCTCTCGTGGTTGGCCAGCCGGGTGGCCACGGCGACCAGGCCCGCGCGCTCCTGCTCGAGCCTGAGGGCCACTTCGGTCTGCAGCTGGGTGACGCGGCGCAGCTCCTCCTGCGCCACCTGCATCGAGACCTCGTCCTCCTTCCACGAGCCCGCGATGCCGGACAGCTCGGCCTCGCGCGCGGCCATGGCCTCGGACATCTCCGCCTGCCGCGCCAGCAGCCCGTCCAGCTCCGTGCGGGCCTGGGCCACGCGGGCCTGCGTCTCCTCCAGGTCGCGCTTGCCGTAGGACAGGTCCTGCGTGTCGCGCTGCAGCGAGCTCTCCAGCGCGTGCACCTCGGCGGCCAGGGCCTGGAGCGCCGCGGCCTCCGCGTCCAGCTCCGCGCGGCGCCGGGCGATGGTCTCCTCCAGCTCCTTCACGCGGTCCAGGCTGTCGCGCTCCTCGGTGCCCAGGTTGGACAGGCGCGACTGGAGGACCTGCTTCTCCGCGAGCAGCTCCAGGTGGCGGTGGCTGGCCGCGTGCAGGTCGATGTCCCGCATGCGCGCCTTGAGCTTCTTGTACTTCTCCGCCTTCTTCGCCTGACGCGACAGCGCGTCCAGCCGCTTCTCCAGCTCGCTGGTGATGTCGGTGACGCGCAGGAGGTTGGCCTCGGTGGCCTCCATCTTCCGCTCGGCGGCCTTGCGGCGCGCCTTGTACTTGGTGACGCCCGCGGCCTCCTCCAACAGGTGCCGGCGGTCCTCCGGCTTGCTGGAGACGATGAGGCCCACGCGGCCCTGCTCGATGATGGAGTAGGCCTTGGTGCCCACGCCCGTGCCCAGGAACAGCTCGGTGATGTCGAGCAGGCGGCACAGCGTCTTGTTGATGAGGTACTCCGAGTCCCCGTTGCGGAACAGGCGCCGCGTGACGGTGATCTCCGAGAAGCCCTGGTACTGGGGCGCCAGCTGGTCCGTGTCGTCCACCAGGAAGGTCAGCGACACCTCCGCCATGGACAAAGGCGGCTTGTTCTCCGAGCCGTTGAAGATGACGTCCTCCATGCCACGGCCACGGAGGTTCTTCGCGCTCTGCTCACCCATCACCCAGCGGATGGCGTCCACGACGTTCGACTTGCCGCAGCCGTTGGGGCCGACGATGCCGGTGACGCCTTCGTCGAACGTGAAGACGCTGCGCTCCATGAAGGACTTGAAGCCAGTGATGTCCAACCGCTTGATACGCATGCCAGCGGGCTCCCGGGAGACGCGCGAGGTACTGAGTGAAAAGTGAGCGCGAGGCCTAGAAATCGGCCTCGGAACGATTTCTCCGAGGACTACCAGCCGCCTCCCAGGCGATCAAGCGTGACCATGCCACGCGTGGCCATACGTTCGGCTGCTTGCCCTTCGGTCGGACGGGAGTCGGCCAGGAAGGTCCTCTCTCGGACTTGCACCCTGGGCGCCCCACCCTACCTTCCCATTGACTTTTCCGGAGGTTGCATACGTTCCAGCCCTTTCTCGCCATGACGCTCCTCATGGGAGCGTCTCCTACGCCGGAGGTAGCACCCCGGTCTGACACTCCAGCAGTGGAGGCGGTTGCCCCCTGCCCCAACCCGTACTTCCCCCTCGAGGAGGGGCTGACGCTCACCTACCGGGCGGGCAGGTCCTCGCAGATGGTGCTGAGCACGCACGGCGTGACGCCCACGCCGGAGGGCCTGTCCGGCAAGGTGGCCGTGAAGCTCAAGGGCCGACAGGGCGAAACGGATGCAACCTGTAGCAGCCTGGGCATGAACACGGGCCTGGGCGGCCTGGAGGGTACGCTGCTGTCGGCGTCCGGCATGGATGTCCAGGTGGTGAGCTCCGAGGGCGTGGCCGTGCCCGCGCCGTCGACCATGGTCCTGGGCGGCACCTGGAAGAACAGCCTGTCGGTGAAGCTCCAGCCTCCGGTGGGCAAGACGGGCGGCATCCGCCCCATCATCGCGACCACGTTCGACAAGGAGTCCACGGTGGTGGGCGAGGAGGAGGTCACCGTCGCGGCCGGGACGTTCAAGGCCCTGAAGGTGAAGAACATCGTCACCGCGCGCGCCAGCCGCCCCGGCTCCGAGGGCCGCTCCATGGAGAGCTACATCTGGTTCGCGCCGGGCGTGGGCATCATCAAGTTCGCCACGCCGGAGAGCACTGACCTGGAGCTGCTCAAGATTGACCGGCCCCAGCCCGCACAGGCCAAGGCCTCCGGCCAGGAGAAGCGGCCCGTGAAGAAGGCCGCGGCCGACAAGAAGGGCTCGTCCGCGCCCTGAGCCCCGCGGCGGGACAGGGAGCGCCAAGGCAGCACGGCCCGCGTCGCGAATGAACGACGCGGGCTGTTGCGCGGGGAATCAACGCCCTCGCCACGCGAGGGCCCGACGTCACGACCGAGCGCCGAGGCTCAGGCGGACTCGCCACCCGAGCTGGAGGACGTCGGGGGCGTCTCACCCGAGGCGCTGGCGCCATCCGCCGGTGAGGCCGGCGCGGAGCCATCCACGGACGTCCTGGACGCGGCGCGGGACTGGGGCTCCACCACCACGCGCACCACGCGGGGCCCGTCCACCTCCTCCACGAGGATGCGCCACATGTCGAGCCGCAGCGAGTCGCCCTTCTCCGGCACCCGCCCCAGCTTCGACATCAGGAAGCCGGCGATCGTCGTCACCTCGCCCTCTTCGTCCTCGTCCAGGTCGAAGCTGACGTCCAGCCGCTCCTCCAAGTCATCCAGCTGCGCGGTGCCGGGCAGCTCGAAGCGTCCACCGGGCAACGAGCGCACCTCCTCCACCCGCCGGCCCAGCTCCGCCACGTCGCCCACCACCTCCGCCACCACGTCCGCGATGGTGACCAGGCCCGACGTGCCGCCGTGCTCGTCCACCACCAGCGCCGTCTGACGACGCCTGCGCCGGAACTCCGCGAGCAGCTGCTCCAGCGTCGCGTTCTCCGGGATGAACAGCACCGGCCGCTGCACCTGCGCCAGGCTGCGCAGCTCGCCGCGCGACAACAGGAAGAAGAGGTCCTTGGCGTTCACCACGCCCTCGACCTCGTCCAGGTTGCCCCGGCACACCGGCAGCCACGTGTGCCCCGCGGCGCGCGCGTCCGCGATGCACTTCTCCAGCGGCTCCTCCACGTCCAGGAACTTCACCTGGTTTCGCGGCACCATCACCTGCCGCGCCGTCTTCTGCGCCATCTCCAGCGCGCGCTCGAGCAGCTCCGCGCGCGCCGTCGTGATCGCGCCCGCCTGCGCCGAGCTGTGGAGGATGACGAGCAGCTCGTCCTCGCTGTGCGCCTCGTGCGCCTCGCCCACCGACTGCAACCCCACCACCCGCAGCACCCACGCCGCCAGCCCGTTGAGCAGGACGATGGCCGGGTAGAACAGCAGATAGAAGGCCCGCATCGGCAGCGCCACCGCGAGCGTCGTCGCCTCCGCGCGCTGGATGGCCAGGCTCTTGGGCGCCAGCTCCCCGAGCACGATGTGCAGGAACGTGATGATGCTGAAGGCGATGACCACCGACGCCGTGTGCGCCACCGTGGGGCTCGCGCCCTCGGGCACCACCCGCGTCAGCACCGGCTCCAACAGCTTCGCGAAGGCGGGCTCACCCAGCCAGCCCAGCCCCAGCGACGCCAGGGTGATGCCGAACTGGGTGGCGGACAGGTACGCGTCCAGTTGCTCCACCATCTTCAGCGCCTGCGTGGAGCCCGGCTGCCCCTCGTCCACCAGCGCCTGCAGCCGCGTGGCGCGAACCTTCACGATGGCGAACTCGGTCGCCACGAAGAAGCCGTTGGCGAAGACCAGGAGGATCGCCAGCCCCAGGAACACCCATTCCATGCCCATGGCTCAGAACAAGGCTTCGAAGTCGGTGTCGCCCTTGAGGGCGTCGAACATGGGGTCCGTCGACAACCACCCCATCACCTTCTGCCGGTCCGCCGTGAGCGCCGACTTCAGGTACTGCACCGCGTCCTTCGGCCGCCCCCACAGGGCATACAGCGCGGACAGGTTGTAGTTGAGCAGCAGGTCCTCGGCGTTGAGCGCCCGGGCCCGCTCGTACGCGCGCTCGGCCTCCGCGTAGAAGCCCTTCTGCGCGTAGCAGATGCCCAGGTCCAGCTGGGCCTCGAAGTTGTCCGGCTCCAGCCGCACCACGTCCTTGAGCAGCGTGATGGCGGAGCGGTAGTCGCCCTCGTCCATCATCAGCGCCGCCAGTTCGTGCCGGGGGAACGCGTCCTGCGGGTCCAGCTCGATGGCCGCCTGCAGCTCGCGCATCGCCTCCTCGACGCGGCCCTGGTCCGCGTAGGTGAGGCCCAGGTTGAGGTGCGCGTCCGGGTACTCGGGGTCCAGCTCGATGGCCTCCTTGTACTCCTCCACCGCCATCTCCCCCGCGTGCGTGGAGAGGAAGCAGGCCAGGTTGTAGTGCGCCGTGGCGCTCTCCGGCTCCAGCTTCAGGGCGGTGAGGTACTCGGTGAGCGCCTCGCGGAAGAGCTTCTTCTCCGCGTAGACGGTGGCCAGGTTGTCGTGGGCGTGGGCCGAGCTGGGGTCCAGCTCGATGGCCTTCTTGAACTCCTTGATGGCCTCGTCCAGCCAACCCCGGTCCGCCAGCTCGATTCCGCGAGTGTTGTGCTCGTCGGAGAGCGCGATGTTGTCCTTTTCCCGGGCCATGAGAGCGCGGGGCAATCTACGCGCCGCGCAAACACAGGTGCAAGGTAGAGTTTCCCTCCGCCCATGCGCCACGTCGCCCTGCTGCTCCTCCTGTTCTCCGCCTGTCATCCACGCCCCGTCCCGGTGACGGTGGACCCCACCCCCACCGCCCCGGCCCCGCCCCCTGGGGACGCTGGGCCCCCCGCCGCCCTGGCGCCCCCCTCCCCGCCCGCCGTCACCCGGCCCATCACCCTGCTGTTCGGCGGGGACGTGACGCTCGGCCACAACCACCAGAAGTTCTTCGACGACGAGCTGGCCAAGGGCCGCCCCCGGGACGAGCTCTTCGCCTACGGCTTCAAGGAGGTCCGGGCCCTGGGGGACGCGGCGGACCTCTTCGTCATCAACCTGGAGTGCCCCTTCACCGAAGGGGGCGAGAAGCTGCCCAAGAACTTCAACTTCCGGGCCCGCCCGGAGCTGGTGGGCGCGCTCACCGCGGGCGGCGTGGACGTGGTCAGCCTGGCCAACAACCACCTGATGGACTACGGCGCCCAGGGGCTGCTCGACACCCTGGCGACGCTGGAGGCCGCGCGCATCCCCTACTTCGGCGCCGGGCGCACCCTGGCCGAGGCGCGCCGCCCCGCCATCGTCACCGTGGGCGGCCTGCGGGTGGCCTTCCTGGGCTACTTCTTCCTGGGCGAGCGCAACATCGAGCCGCCGGAGGTCTACGCCACCGACACCACGCCGGGCGTCGCGGGCCACTTCTCCGACGTGGACGTGATGGAGCGGATGCTGCGCGAGGACATCACCGCGGCGAAGGCCCAGGCGGACGTCGTGCTGCCCTACTTCCACTGGGGCCGCGAGGGCACCCAGGTGCTGGAGCCCTACCAGGTCCGCCTGGCGCACGCCGCCATCGACGCGGGCGCGTCGGGCGTGCTGGGCAGCCACCCGCACGTGCTCCAGGGCATGGAGCTCTTCCAGGGCAAGCCCGTGGTGTACTCGCTGGGCAACTTCGTCTTCGGGGGCAACTGGAACCCGCGCGACAAGCGCAGCGCGCTGTGGAAGGGGACCTTCGGTCCGGAGGGCTACCTCAAGAGTGAGGTGCTGCCGCTGCGCACGGACCGCTTCCCGGAGCTCCCCTTCCAGCCGGTGCCCGTGACGGGGCCGGCGGCCGAGGAGGTGCTGCGACTGCTGGCCGAAAGCTCACGCTCCCTGGGGAGGATGCTCCCCGAGTTGGAGCCGTGGGCCGGGCCGACTCCCTCCCCCGCGACGGGCGGGAGGGAGTAACCGGCGCGTCAGACCTTGTTGTTGGACTGGCCCTTCTTGGCGCGGCTGCGGCGGCGCTTCAGCTGGGCCTTCCGGCCCTTGGCGCGGTTGGCGACCTTCTTCTTGGAACGATTTCCCTTCTGGGCGGGCATGGAAGGACTCCGTGTAGGTGATGTGAGACCGACCGCTCGGGCACGAGGCTCGGCGGTGAGGGCGGCCCTTCTTTCATGCTACCGCCCGAGCGGCCAAGGAATTTCTTGACTCCGTCCTCCCTTGCCAGCAGCCGGACAAAGGGGCAATACCCCCTGGAACGACGATGATTGACAAACTCGAAGACGTCGAGCGCCGGTTCGAGCGCCTCACCGCGGACCTGTCGAACCCGGACGTGCTCGCCGATTCGGCGAGGCTCCAGAAGGTCTCCAAGGAGCGTGCGGGCCTGGAGAAGCTGGTGGAGACGTTCCGGACGTACCGCCAGGTGCTCGCGGACCTCAAGGAGGTCGAAGCCTGGCTCGACGCCGGCAGCGCCGACGAGAAGACCTACGCGCGCGAGGCCCTGCCCGGCCTGAAGGAGCAGCGCGACGCGCTCGAGGCCAGCCTCAAGGTGCTGCTGCTGCCCAAGGACCCCAATGACGACAAGAACGTCATCCTGGAGATTCGCGCGGGCGCCGGCGGCGACGAGGCGGCGCTGTTCGCCGAGGAGGTCATGCAGATGTACCTCCGGTACGCGGACACCCGCGGCTGGAAGTCGGACATCATCGACATGAGCCCCGGCAACGCGGGCGGCGTGAAGGACGCCACCGTGACGCTGTCGGGCGACGCGGTCTTCAGCAGCCTCAAGTACGAGTCCGGCGTTCACCGCGTGCAGCGCGTGCCGGCCACCGAGACGCAGGGCCGCATCCACACCTCCACGATCACGGTGGCCGTCATGCCCGAGGCCGAGGAGGTGGACGTGAAGATCAACGAGGCGGACATCGACCGGCAGGCCATGCGCTCCACGGGCTCCGGCGGCCAGAGCGTCAACACCACGGACTCCGCGGTGCGCCTGACGCACCGGCCCACGGGCATCGTGGTGAAGTGCCAGCAGGAGAAGAGCCAGTTGAAGAACTACAACATGGCCCTGCGCATGCTCCGCGCGAAGATCTACGAAATCGAGCAGGAGCGCATCCGCTCCGAGCGCGACTCCACCCGCCGCTCGCAGGTGGGCACGGGCGACCGCAGCGAGAAGATCCGCACGTACAACTTCCCCCAGGACCGGCTGACGGACCACCGCATCGGCCTGACGGTTCACAACCTGCCGGCCGTGATGATGGGCGACATCGAGGACATCATCACCGCCTGCCGGACCTACTACCAGGCCGAGGCCCTCAAGGCGCAGACGGGCGGCGGTCCGAGGCCACAGCCCGAAGCATGAGCAGCGAGACCTGGACCATCCGCAAGGTCCTCACCTGGACGACGCAGCACTTCGAGAAGCGTCAGGTGGATGCGCCGCGGCTCACCGCGGAAATCCTCCTGTCGCACGTGCTGAAGACGGGCCGGGTGCGGCTGTACGTGGACCTGGACCGCCCGCTCTCCAAGGACGAGCTGGCCACCTACAAGGCCCTCATCGCCCGACGTCTGTCGGGTGAGCCCACGCAGTACCTCACCGGGACGCGCGAGTTCTACAACCGCGCCTACAAGGTGGACGCGCGCGTGCTCATCCCCCGCCCGGAGACGGAGCTCCTGGTGGAGGCCGCCCTGCGCAAGCTCCCCAAGGACGCGCCCGCGCGCGCGCTGGACGTGTGCACCGGCTCGGGCTGCATCGCCATCAGCCTCGCGGCGGAGCGGCCCCTGCTGGCGGTGACGGCCACGGACCTGTCGCCGGATGCGTGCGCGCTGGCGCGCGAGAACGCGGAGGCGCTCAAGGTCTCCGAGCGCG
Encoded proteins:
- a CDS encoding CapA family protein, translated to MRHVALLLLLFSACHPRPVPVTVDPTPTAPAPPPGDAGPPAALAPPSPPAVTRPITLLFGGDVTLGHNHQKFFDDELAKGRPRDELFAYGFKEVRALGDAADLFVINLECPFTEGGEKLPKNFNFRARPELVGALTAGGVDVVSLANNHLMDYGAQGLLDTLATLEAARIPYFGAGRTLAEARRPAIVTVGGLRVAFLGYFFLGERNIEPPEVYATDTTPGVAGHFSDVDVMERMLREDITAAKAQADVVLPYFHWGREGTQVLEPYQVRLAHAAIDAGASGVLGSHPHVLQGMELFQGKPVVYSLGNFVFGGNWNPRDKRSALWKGTFGPEGYLKSEVLPLRTDRFPELPFQPVPVTGPAAEEVLRLLAESSRSLGRMLPELEPWAGPTPSPATGGRE
- the prfA gene encoding peptide chain release factor 1, giving the protein MIDKLEDVERRFERLTADLSNPDVLADSARLQKVSKERAGLEKLVETFRTYRQVLADLKEVEAWLDAGSADEKTYAREALPGLKEQRDALEASLKVLLLPKDPNDDKNVILEIRAGAGGDEAALFAEEVMQMYLRYADTRGWKSDIIDMSPGNAGGVKDATVTLSGDAVFSSLKYESGVHRVQRVPATETQGRIHTSTITVAVMPEAEEVDVKINEADIDRQAMRSTGSGGQSVNTTDSAVRLTHRPTGIVVKCQQEKSQLKNYNMALRMLRAKIYEIEQERIRSERDSTRRSQVGTGDRSEKIRTYNFPQDRLTDHRIGLTVHNLPAVMMGDIEDIITACRTYYQAEALKAQTGGGPRPQPEA
- the prmC gene encoding peptide chain release factor N(5)-glutamine methyltransferase, with protein sequence MSSETWTIRKVLTWTTQHFEKRQVDAPRLTAEILLSHVLKTGRVRLYVDLDRPLSKDELATYKALIARRLSGEPTQYLTGTREFYNRAYKVDARVLIPRPETELLVEAALRKLPKDAPARALDVCTGSGCIAISLAAERPLLAVTATDLSPDACALARENAEALKVSERVTVLQGDLFSPLPADARFHVVVSNPPYIASDEIAGLSAEVRREPRLALDGGPDGLVALKRVVDGARKWLEPGGLLALEMGETQGPAVLELLRAAGYEDARVEKDLERRERMAFGTQPAGSGPQG